The Alicyclobacillus macrosporangiidus CPP55 genome segment CCCGTCGGTCCTGTCGGTCCCGCCGGCCCTGCTGGTCCAGTGGCTCCCGTCGGTCCTGCTGGTCCAGTGGATCCTCTAGGTCCAGGTGGTCCAGGTGGTCCAGGTGGTCCAGGTGGTCCAGGTGGTTTAGGTGGTTTAGGTGGTTCAGGTGGTTCAGGTGGTTCAGGTGGTTCAGGTGGTCCGGGTGGTTCAGGTGGTCCGGGTGGCCTAGGTGGTCTGGTGGGCTTTATGGATCCTGTAGGTCCAAGAACCTGTGAGTCCAGTTGCCCTTGTGGCTCGTGTTTGCCCTTTCTCATACATTCACCTCCGCCCAGTTAGAAATACGGTGTTTTCAACTTGATTGTTACGGCATTTGTCCTTATTTGGAATTATTTATGATGGAATTTGTTGGTAATCAGTGCTAAATTCCAAAACAGTCGAGACGACTCGATTGAAACCTCCGGTCTCCGAGCTTACTCGCCGGTTGGGATTCGTTCCCATGACCATCTGGACAGACCCTTCAGGGAGAAATGAGGGCGGCGAACCCTGACCACATCCTTGATCTTCAGGTTGGGGCGAATCTCCCGAAAGTGTCCCAGACGAGCCAGCGCCTCTTCCACCGCCGGTTTGCCCGAGGTCATCTTCTCCCCGGCGATGTAGTAGCCTCTTGCCCGCTGGAGGATTCACAGATTGCCCTCTGACGCAAAACCGCGGTCCACGACCGTAATCACCCGGCCCAGCCGCCAACCGACCAGATCCTGCTTGACCTGCTCCACCACTCTCATGTCGGCCGTGTTTCCGGGCCACGTGCAGCACCGCACGGGTATCCCGTCCCGCGTCACCGCCAGCCCAATCACCACCTGGGGCAGGTCGAGCCGGTGGTCTTTGGACTAGCCTCACCGGCGCAATCCTTCTTCGGGCTCGTTCTCCGTCTCGAAGTACGTGGAAGTCGTGTCGAAGAACAGCAAATCCACGTCCAGGTTCAACAAGTTGCTGACGCACCGGAAGACCCCGTACTGCAGGTCTTCCGCCACATCCAGCAGGAAGTCCATCGCCCGATAACCTTGCCATACGTCGAACTCGGCGAGTCCGAGGTAGATACTTGTGCTATTCCGATTTCAGATTCTGTTTTAACACTATCCTATCGGAAAGGCACCATCAGCAGTAAAGACGTACCGATCACAAAACAATCCGCCCGAAGCGTTCCAGCTTCCAGGCGGATGTATTACAGAGTGCCCTTGTGTAGAATGCCTCCCACCGTAGGTAGGGTAGATATTTTTAAGGTGCACATGTCCTCGAACTATGTTGCGTCACTTAACTGATTGCAACACCTGCACTTGCAAAACCTGTAAGCGTATCGAGAACAGTCGCAGTTGTATCTAAAGAAAAAACCATTAATAGTTTGTCACCTGCAGCTACCGGTAATGCCGCCGCAGCAGTATTAAATGCAGTAGTGCCAGGAGCAACTACTCCAGGGCCGAAAGGTGGTGCCAATAGTACAAAAACGCCTGCTGGAGTAAAGGTGTCGCTACCTGCAGGTGCACTCCATAATTCTGCTCTGACTGTTCCAGCTGCAGTTAAAACTCCAACTGTAGCACTAAAGAACGCAGATATTGATGTGACTGTTCCAGCACGAGGAACTACAAATGCGAAGTCAAGAACGCCCCCGACACCACCTAGCGTTATTGTTCCTCCGCCAATAGTGACACCTGCCGAAGAACTTCCAAATCCAACGAGAGCTCCAGTATTAGCTAATCCACCTGCAACACTAGACAGCGCGACAGGAGTTCCGGATGCAAATGGAATTATAGCGCTTGCTCCGGCTGGCCCTGTAGGTCCCGTTGGCCCTGTAGGTCCCGTTGGCCCTGTAGGTCCCGCTGGCCCTGTAGGTCCCGCTGGCCCTGTAGGTCCCGCTGGCCCCGTAGGTCCCGCTGGCCCCGTAGGTCCGGTTGACCCTGTAGGTCCCGTTGGCCCTGTAGGTCCCGCTGGCCCTGTAGGTCCCGCTGGCCCTGTAGGTCCCGTCGGTCCTGCTGGTCCAGTGGCTCCCGTCGGTCCTGTCGGTCCCGCCGGCCCTGCTGGTCCAGTGGCTCCCGTCGGTCCTGTCGGCCCTGCCGGCCCTGCTGGTCCAGTGGCTCCCGTCGGTCCTGTCGGTCCCGCTGGTCCTGCTGGTCCAGTGGCTCCCGTCGGTCCTGTCGGTCCCGCCGGCCCTGCTGGTCCAGTGGCTCCCGTCGGTCCTGTCGGTCCCGCTGGTCCCGTTGGTCCAGTGGCTCCCGTCGGTCCTGTCGGTCCCGTCGGTCCCGTTGGTCCAGTGGCTCCCGTCGGTCCTGTCGGTCCCGCCGGCCCTGCTGGTCCAGTGGCTCCCGTCGGTCCTGTCGGTCCCACCGGCCCTGCTGGTCCAGTGGCTCCCGTCGGTCCTGTCGGTCCCGCCGGCCCTGCTGGTCCAGTGGCTCCCGTCGGTCCTGTCGGTCCCACCGGCCCTGCTGGTCCAGTGGCTCCCGTCGGTCCTGTCGGTCCCGCTGGTCCCGTTGGTCCAGTGGCTCCCGTCGGTCCTGTCGGTCCCGCCGGCCCTGCTGGTCCAGTGGCTCCCGTCGGTCCTGTCGGTCCCGCTGGTCCCGTTGGTCCAGTGGCTCCCGTCGGTCCTGTCGGTCCCGCCGGCCCTGCTGGTCCAGTGGCTCCCGTCGGTCCTGTCGGTCCTGTCGGTCCTGCTGGTCCAGTGGATCCTCTAGGTCCAGGTGGTCCAGTGGATCCTCTAGGTCCAGGTGGTTTAGGTGGTTCAGGTGGTTTAGGTGGTTCAGGTGGTTCAGGTGGTCCGGGTGGTCCGGGTGGTCCGGGTGGTCCGGGTGGCCTAGGTGGTCTGGTGGGCTCTATGGATCCTGTAGGTCCAAGAACCTGTGAGTCCAGTTGCCCTTGTGGCTCGTGTTTGCCCTTTCTCATACATTCACCTCCGCCCAGTTAGAAATACGGTGTTTTCAACTTGATTGTTACGGCATTTGTCCTTATTTGGAATTATTTATGATGGAATTTGTTGGTAATCAGTGCTAAATTCCAAAACAGTCGAGACGACTCGATTGAAACCTCCGGTCTCCGAGCTTACTCGCCGGTTGGGATTCGTCCCATGACCATCTGGACAGACCCTTCAGGGAGAAATGAGGGCGGCGAACCCTGACCACATCCTTGATCTTCAGGTTGGGGCGAATCTCCCGAAAGCGTCCCAGACGAGCCAGCGCCTCTTCCACCGCCGGTTTGCCCGAGGTCATCTTCTCCCCGGCGATGTAGTAGCCTCTTGCCCGCTGGAGGATTCACAGATTGCCCTCTGACGCAAAACCGCGGTCCACGACCGTAATCACCCGGCCCAGCCGCCAACCGACCAGATCCTGCTTGACCTGCTCCACCACTCTCATGTCGGCCGTGTTTCCGGGCCACGTGCAGCACCGCACGGGTATCCCGTCCCGCGTCACCGCCAGCCCAATCACCACCTGGGGCAGGTCGAGCCGGTGGTCTTTGGACTAGCCTCACCGGCGCAATCCTTCTTCGGGCTCGTTCTCCGTCTCGAAGTACGTGGAAGTCGTGTCGAAGAACAGCAAATCCACGTCCAGGTTCAACAAGTTGCTGACGCACCGGAAGACCCCGTACTGCAGGTCTTCCGCCACATCCAGCAGGAAGTCCATCGCCCGATAACCTTGCCATACGTCGAACTCGGCGAGTCCAGGGAGGGCCACTTCACGGTCCCCCCCATTCCTCGATGGCCAGTTTGCTGCTGGGTGCCAGTGCCCGATTGGCCACCATGGCGAAGATCACGCGTTCCACGGCGGCCTTGAACTTGCGGTCGGCAAGCCGCTCACGCAGCACCTCGTCCAGCCCAAGCTATCGCCACAGCTCGTCAAGCAGATACGCCCCCCATGGGACGGCTGTCCAACAGCGTGGTTTGGATGGTTTCGGAGTTGCCGCGATCGGCCGCGAACTCATCGCCGACGAAACGGTGAATGCTTTGAGCGAGTCGTCGCAGCACCTCAAGGTCCACCTGGTCCTCACGGCCAAACGTGTAGAGGACCTTGGCTTTGGGCTGACCAGTCTTGGGGTCGCGATAGTTATGCGGCAACTGTACGTATCCGGTGACAGAACCGTTTTTGTTCTTGCGGCGGATGACACGGATATACATGTCCACGTTATACGGAGAATGCTACAGAAATGTAAACAAAAAAGGAAGTTATCCACATACAAACACATGTCTACAAAAAAGTCACGAAAAACGCGGCGTATGCCTGTGGATAAGTCCGGCAAGCCGCGTCACGACTGGGTTCCAGTTTCGTCCATGATTCTACACACCGGCTCCAACTGTCGAACTCGGGTACCACGAACACAGACAGAACCCTCTTACATCTGCGATGCTGTTCATTTGTATAGCGTATTTCAAACGGAGTCTGGTACCAGCGATGTAACCGAGCTGTCCTGAACCGTGTCACCTTAACGGTCTGGAGAGAATAATACTGCTGAAGAGGAATACACAAGGTCATGGGCAGGGAGGTACCCACGTGATTCGCGTCAGCCTTTGCATGATTGTAAAAAACGAAGAAGAAACCCTTGGACGATGCCTGGAATCTGTTGCAGACCTGGTTGATGAGATCATTATTGTTGATACAGGATCAACAGACTCCACCAAGGAAATCGCGCGAAAGTGGACCCCACACGTGCTTGACTTTGAATGGATCGATGATTTTGCCGCAGCTCGGAATTTTTCATTTAGTCACGCATCGATGGAGTACATCCTCTGGCTCGACGCGGACGACGTGTTGCTTGAACCCGATCGACAGAAATTCCTACATTTGAAACAGAACCTCGACTCTGCAGTCGATGTCGTTTCTATGTATTACCATCTAGCTTTCGATTCTGAAGGTAATGTGACTGCCAGCCTTCGACGGAATCGCTTAGCGAAACGATCCAAAGGGTTTCGGTGGTACGGAGCCGTACACGAATACCTAGCTGTAAACGGTTCCGTTCTAAATAGTGATATCGCCATTACCCATCTTCCTGTGAAGCATGATTCTGACCGTAATCTGCGGATTTACGAACGCAGGCTCGCTGCAGGGGAGACATTTACACCGCGCGACCTATTTTATTATGCAAACGAATGCTTCGACCATCAAAACTATGAACGAGCGATCGAGTATTACACGAAATTCCTCAATTCAAAGCAAGGATGGATTGAAGACATCATTGCAACGTGCGGAAAATTGGCAGACTGTTACTTTCATTTAGGAGACATGGAGCGCGCAAAGGAATATGCGCTAAAATCATTCGAATATGATACTCCGCGTGCAGAATTCTGCTGTAGGTTAGGTTACGGATTCATGCAACAAGGCGAATGGAATAAAGCAGTCTTTTGGTACAAACTCGCCACTGAAGTTGAAAAATCAAAAGATAGTTGGGGTTACTTCAACGATGCATGCTGGACGTGGCTCCCTCATCTGCAACTCTGCGTTTGTTATTATCATCTAGGTGAGTATGAATTGGCTTACAAACATAACGAAAAAGCTCGTCAATATAAGCCAAATGACGAACAGGTGCTATATAACAAGAACTACTTGGAATCTATACTAAAAACGTAACTGATCTGTCGGCGTTTCATCGCAACGGCAATTCCTTGTGAGAAGCGGTACCGTATTGAACCCGAGCTTGTCAAGACAGATGGGATGGCCTTTAAGAGAGAAATAGTAGACTTATAATTCAGATAACCGTCTTGTTACGCTGCGTTCTGTTGCGGCTTCCATTTTCTGAATTCGGCCGGCGAGCGATAACCCAACGCTGAATGCGGCTGCTCCGTGTTGTAGAAGTGAATGTACGATTCAATCGCTGCCTTCGCCTCGGCAAAGCTGCTGTATTCCTGCAACCATACCTCCTCTTCCTTGAGCGACTGGAAGAATCGCTCGATGTATCCATCAGCATCGGAGTTGTTGTAGCCCGTCCGTTCGCGGTTGATATCCTTCATCGCCTGGATAAACCGCCGACTCGTCATCCCCGAGTTCGACAGGTTGGTAGTCATACAGAGTCCCACGAACCCAGTTCTGGTGCGGGTTCATGGGACCTGTGGATAACTCGTGTAGTGTCTACAGCCCTCTCAGGCGCGAAGAAGCGGAACGCGCGCTGGCAGCGAAATTGCAGGGGACGCCGTGAGCTGGGGATTCGGCAGCGCCGCCGCGAAAAAAAGGAAACCGATGGTATTTCGTCATAGATCTAGGACGAGACGAAAACGGCGAGCGGCGGCAGACATGGTTCAGCGGCTGCGTGTTGGAACGCGCAGATGTGCCGCGTATACGGTTCCACGACTTGCGTCACACCCATGCCTCACTCATGCTTGCTCAGGGCGTGCATCCTAAGATCGTGAGCGAACGTCTAGGGCACAGTTCGATCAGCATCACGATGGATACGTATTCGCACCTCATACCTGGGTTGCAACATCGTGCTGCCGATGACTTTGCCGCACTGATTACAGGCACAGCCGGGAAGGCACCAGAGAAGTGAGTACACCCCGCTTGTTGGCGGGGATTTTCTTTGCCTGCTATTTCGGAACTCGAAGGTTAGAAATCTGTTAGAAATCTACCCATTCAATTGGTCTCTCAACACGTAGGATCCGTTATTTGACGCTGTTTTTTTACCACCGCGGATCGTTTCCGTGCGATACCACCAGTAACCCCTTGTTCGAAATTGTGGTAGCCGACACCATCAAGCTCACATAACAAAGCTAGTAACTGAACAAAGAGATTCGCTATTGCACAAACGGGGGCGTTTAGTTCAACAACGACACCCGTCCAATCCTGTATTGTTATGCAGAACGCGGTATATCGGCACGCCGCGTTTTTCTGCATCTTTAAGTTGCGGAAAACACCGATGGACGAGCAATTGGCCGAACTCATTGCTATGCGGTAGAAGCTGAGCCGTGGTGCGAACGCGTATCCGACCAGGGAGTTGATGGAACGCTGGTGCGAGCAGTACGACATCAGCATCGACGTGTTGGCGCCGGTGTTTGCGTCGATGTGCAACCCGCGCCGGCCGATGCGCCATCCCGTGTCGCCCCAGCATCTGCAGGGTGTCATCCCGGTGATGAAGCGGGTATCTGTGGACGGGGTGACGTACCAAATATCCCGAGTCGAGCAGTACGATGAGGCGAGTCTGGTGCACGTGGACGTATTCCCCGGCGAGGATGCGGAGACGGAGGAGTTGGACGTGCAGTTGATGCTCGTGGTGGAACCGTTCACGGACTGGCAGGTGCAACTGCACCGGGGACATATGGGTGGCAACCAGGCGTCCATGGCGTACGTGGTCAGACCCAAACTGCCAGACGATCTCGCTTCCGCCAAGTTCCGCCTGAGCCGTATCCGTTTCCACACAGGCGTCGCCTGCGGGAGCATATCTAAAATCGGCTCAGAAAATGGTACAAGAAGCGAATCAATACGCCCAAAAAAGGCAGAACGTAGCTGAGAATATGTTACGCTAATTACGGGTTGCTGAATGACAGCTTAGACCGCGTAATCAGCCCCAAGCGGCCGTCGGAATCCCGATATGACGACCACCGAAAGCAGGGTAAACAGAAGCCGTAGCTTCCGTTCCAGGTTCATTACCAGAAGTTGCATGACAATCACGCTCGCGCTCGTCTCCGGAAGTCGTGCCCGGATCAGGCCTAACCCGTATCTGCGTTTCCCTTCCCCAAACTTGCCCTCAATGGCGTTGCGCTCTACGGCGTCCTGTCGTTCGATTCGTTTTTGGCTGGCCTGCTCATCCTTCAATGGCCGACCCAGCTTCGGGCCACTGAGCCGGATGCCAAGTCCCCGGCAGTACTGCAGGTTCGCTCGCGTCCGGTATAGCTTGTCGGCTAATACCGCCTCTGGGTAACACCCGTACCGTTCACGGTAGGCCTCCACGGCTGCTTCGAGTGTCAGTCCTTCGTTGAAACTGTCCCACTGCAACTGCTCGATCCGAGCGTATCCGTCCACGAGGCTGATGGCCACCTTTGCGCCAAACTCCACATTCGAACGCGCCTTGCCACGCACCATCGGACGCACATGCGGCTGTGAGATGCTGACGATTCGATCGTCGATACGCCGCGTCCGCTTGCGATACATCTCTGCTTGCTGACGGTACAACTCGTGAATGACGAGCAGGTCGCGATACTGGCGACGGCTCACCACACTGAGGCCGACCTCGTCTCGCAGCATGGCAATGATTCGAAGGTCTCGCGCCACAAAGCGCAGTTGCTTGCCGACGGCCTTGCGCAGAACACGCGGGCTCACACGCCGCTGCTTGGCCAGTGAAAGGTATGCCTTACGCGCCTTCTCGCGATAGGTGCGCGGTTTTCGTTGGCCCGTGTCCCGGGCGGAATGCAGTACGTCGATGATGCGTTCAAGTTTCTCGCGTGCCTCATTGAGCAGCGACAAATCTGTCGGATACGCGATATCCGCTGGTGCGCACGTGGCATCTAACAACAACTTCCCTTGTCGCGGCACCGGCGCCGGTGGTTCTGAAGACGTTGATTGACTCCCGGCTCTCGTGCCCCCATCAGAATCGTCATCCGAAACTTGGTCCTCATCTTCCTTGTGTTGTACATCGGACTGGATGATCCACTCATTGACTTGGTTCAGCACATCCGGCCCCAGACGCTTTCGGAAGTGAGTCATGAGCGAGGCGTCGAACGGGGGATCTTCCTGAAACTCTGGCAGACCAATCATGTACTGCAGATATGGATTCTCTGTGATGTGCTGGACGGTATCGCGATCACTGGTGCCAAGCCGTTGCTGGATGATCAGGGAACCAAGCGCCATGCGAACAGACACTGCCGTCTGTCCACCCTGCGACGCTGGCTTGAACAGATCTGCGTAATATTCTTCAACGCGGTCCCATGGGATGAGCTGCGTAAGTTTTACCCAGCGGTTATTTTCATTCAACTTGCCGCCAAACGGGAGAAAGAACTCATGAGGCAACAGAACCTGATTCTCTCTCTTCCGATACACGATAACCGTCCCCCGTGTGCAAGGTTTTTGCGCCATTTCGCTCGAAATCCTTGCACACTACTTCGGCACCCTGCCTTCAAACCCCTTGTCACGACTGCGTTTTTCGGTTGTTCAGCAAGCCCTACTTATCTGTGGCGGCTTGTGACGTGAGAGAAGAAGATGTTGAAAAAGTTCGCCTGCTGCTTGACGGTGGTCGCCGGAGTATTGGCTGGATGCGGTGGTCCCACCACCCCGGCGTCCGAGAATGCTGGTAACTTGGTACAGCCGTCCACGGTTCCGTCCACTCTGGCACCGGGGCACATGGTGAGGGTTCGGCCTCCGGAGCACATCGTGATCGTCATCGAAGAAAACCACTCGTACGATGAAATCGCAGGCAATGCAAAGGCTCCCTATATCAATGCGTTGATGAAGCAGGGGGCCACGTTCACGAACTATCACGGGGTGGAGCATCCCAGCCAGCCGAACTATCTGGATCTGTTCTCCGGGTCAAACCAAGGTATCACCAACGACTCGTGTCCGCACACGTTTTCAGCACCCAACCTGGCCAGCGAACTGGCGGCGGCCGGTCTGTCCTTTGCCGGGTATTCGGAGGATCTGCCATCGATGGGCTACACGGGGTGCAGCAATGGGCGTTACGGGCTGCCGTTGGGCGCCACTTACGCCCGAAAGCACAGCCCGTGGGTGAACTTCACGAATGTACCGCCATCGGACAATCTGCCGTTTTCCAGCTTTCCGAAAGATTTTTCCAAGTTGCCCACAGTGGCCTTCGTGATCCCGAACTTGCAGCACGACATGCACAGCGGTTCCATTGAAGCTGCAGACACGTGGCTCCGGCAATACATACAGCCATACGTGGAGTGGGCTAGGTTGCACAACGGTTTGTTAGTGGTGACCTGGGACGAGGATGATGAGTCGGCCGACAACAGGGTTCCCACCATCTTCGTGGGGCCCATGATTCGCTCCGGAACCTTTTCCGAGCGGGTAAACCATTTCAACCTCCTGCGCACCATCGAAGACGTGTATGGACTTCCTCCGCTGGGACAAAGCGCCCATGTGGCGCCGATTGCGGATGTTTGGCGGTAGAAAGGCAGGGAGCAGATGACCATGCGGCGCGTCGTCCGCCGACTTGTGAAGCTCTTCATATTTCTCTTGGTGGCGGGGTGTGCTTTGTGGTACGGGCTGAAGGTGTACTTTACACGGCTTGATCCGATTGCTCTCAAGGTTCGGCAGGAGGTGTTGGCGCAGATTCAAGCGCATGGGAGTCGGTTTCTCACCTATGATCAGATTCCCGAGGTGTACCGAAATGCGGTGATAGCGACCGAGGACCGGAGCTTTTTCACAAACATCGGCGTGGATTTTCAGGGCATCGCCCGGGCGATGTGGGTGGACATTCGACAACAGCAACCCGTTCAAGGGGGATCGACGATCACGCAGCAACTGGTCCACAACACCCTCTTGAAGGACGTCCCCAAATCCCTGTCATGGAAGGTGAAGGAAACCCTTTACGCTATCGGACTCTACGATACGTTGAGCAAGCAGGAGACGTTTGCCCTGTATGCGAATGACATCTATTTCGGGCAGGGTGCCTACGGTTTGTACGCTGCGGCAAAAACGTATTTCGGGAGGGTGCCCGCGGAGTTGAACGCCGGTGAGCTGACTTTGCTCGCCGGGTTACCGAATGCCCCGAGCGACTACAATCCATTTCGCCACATGGAGTTGGCTCGGGAGCGACAGCGGATCGTCGTCCAGAGTATGGTAGACGACGGGATGATCACACAGGCGCATGCTGCAGAGATTCTCCGAGAGCCCATCCGCCTGCGGTCAAACCGGTGAGCCGTTGGGAAGTCATGACGATGGTTGCCGCAGTCCAGAGATAATCCCACAACCGGATGGGGTCTAACAGACCTGTCGCATGTGCCAGCTCGATCTCATCGTGTATCTCGATCCCGTGGTCACCAACGAACGGGTTCGCCGGGTTGATACATGACCTATGGTATTCTCGTCAAAAAGTTGTATTCTGCGGCATTATAACAATCGCTGTGGCACCATTGATCTGTTCGCCGTTGTTCTCATTGAGTGCGATGTGATGGATGCCCGCCGATTTGGTGACGGTCTTGAATCCACGGGGAGGCTGAGAGATATGGAAGCATTGGATAAAGTGGTGAGGGACTATACTTGCCCCAGAGTCAACCCAGACAGAAGGGAGAGGTTAGAATTTAGAGTGAAGACGAGGTGTTTATGATGCCGGGACGTAAGTGGACAGTGGACGAGAAGATGAACATCGTGCTCGAGGGCATGATGCCCGGTGCGAACATCAGCGAGGTATGTCGGCGGCATGGCGTGGCCCAGAGTCTGTATTACAGGTGGCGTGAAGCGTTCCTGGCTGGTGGACGGGCTGGACTTCAGTCCGGACCCTCTACGAGGGAGCAGGAGCTGGAGAAGGAGTTGCAGGAGGCTCGGGCTAAGATCGGTGAACTTACGATGCAGGTGGATGTGTTGCGAAAAAAATCGAATTGGGGCCGGAAGTAAATAGCCGTTCTTTGGTCTGTCAGCTCGCCAAAGAAGGGTTTCCGGTCCCAGTGATTGCAAAAGCGTTAGGGCTGAACCGGACGTACTGTTACAGCTTGCTGAAGCCGCCTGTGCCAAAGCCGAAGCGGCCTCCTGTGGACAAGGACGCTCTGGTCAAACAGTGGATTCGGAAACTGTGCGAAGAATTCCCCACGTACGGATACCGGCGAATCCAAGTCATGCTGCGTCGCCGATACAACCTGCGGGTGAACCATAAGCGGGTGTATCGGCTGATGAATGAAATGGAGCTGCTGGTGAAATCTCCGAGGAAGGGCGCTTCACGAGCGAAACGGCGAGGGAAGATACCGGTCACCAGGTCCAACGAGCATTTCCAGTGCGACATGACGAAGGTGTGGTGTGGGAAAGACGGATGGGGATATCTGTTTGCCGTGATTGACGCTTATGACCGGGAGATTGTGGGGTACTCGTTTTCCCGGTTCTGCCGTACGGAGGACCTGCTGAAGGCTGTGGATATGGCGCTGAACTATCGCTTCCCGAACGGCGTTCAAGGTGCCGGTTTGACATTACGAACGGACAATGGCTGCCAGATGACGAGTCGACGGTTCATCCAAGCGATGAAGGTCTGCCAAATCAACCATGAGCGGACGGGATACAACAACCCCGATGCTGACGGATACATCGAGCGATTCTTCCGGTCGCTGAAGGAGGAGGAGGTCTGGCTGCAGGAATACAGCAGCTTTGCCGAGGCGAAAGCGGCGATTGAGTCGTACATTCGCTTTTACAACACGGACCGACCGCATTCCGCACTAGGTTATCGCTCGCCGTTGGAATTCAGAAATTGGAAAATGCAACAGGACGCAGCGTGAGACGGGTTTTATCTGAATTGAAAGTCTATCATCTCTCTCTTAAAAGCCATCCCATCTGTCTTGACAAAGTCGGGTTCAATACGGGACCTCGACGAACTATTTGGTGTCCAAAAACTCGGTAAAGATCCAGCCTTCAGCCGGTTTATCCCACAGACGTACGAGCAGATAGGATTTGCATGGAACGAATTCTTCGACGAAAAGTTCTGCCGTTTGTTCAACGGGTTGATGATCAGAGGGGACGAACAAGTGGCCTCGGTGTTCTTGGCCGTTTTTACCGACGGAACAGGTTTTGTGTCAATTCATTGAAACCGGGCAGCCCGGCGACCTGCTGTTCATGCATCATCCGCTTCACATGGAGTGTGGCGATCCGAGGGGCAAATGGGGGAGAGGATTTGTACCTATCGACCCGAACCTTCTCGGCGCCATAAAAGAGAAACGGTTGTCTGTTTACACATGTCATTTGCCCATGGACTACAGCAGACGGGTTGGAACCACCGCAGCCATGTGCGAGGCGCTCGGAGGAAAGAGACGTGACGATTTCTATTCGGACGAACATGGCTCGGTTGGTGTCCTATGCGAAATATCGGAATCGAGCACAGATCAACTTTGCGAACACCTGAGAGAGATCTTTGAGATTCCGTACGTCGACTTTGAAGGTCAGCGCCATGATCGGATCCGGACTGTGGCCGTGGTGGCAGGTTGCGGAGATGTAGTTGATCGAATGAAAGAAGCGGAAACAAAGGGGGCCCAGGCCTACATCACTGGAGAAATTCACTGTCACATTGACAACGATTACGGCCGCAAGCGGTTCGACACGATGATGGAGTATGTAAAGACGACAACAATGTCTTTGATTGGTGTTTCGCATGCAGCCTCGGAGTACCTGGTTATGAAAACACAGATGAAGAATTGGTTTGAACAAAA includes the following:
- a CDS encoding integrase core domain-containing protein; the protein is MTTNLSNSGMTSRRFIQAMKDINRERTGYNNSDADGYIERFFQSLKEEEVWLQEYSSFAEAKAAIESYIHFYNTEQPHSALGYRSPAEFRKWKPQQNAA
- a CDS encoding transposase; the encoded protein is MPGRKWTVDEKMNIVLEGMMPGANISEVCRRHGVAQSLYYRWREAFLAGGRAGLQSGPSTREQELEKELQEARAKIGELTMQVDVLRKKSNWGRK
- a CDS encoding exosporium glycoprotein BclB-related protein — translated: MIPFASGTPVALSSVAGGLANTGALVGFGSSSAGVTIGGGTITLGGVGGVLDFAFVVPRAGTVTSISAFFSATVGVLTAAGTVRAELWSAPAGSDTFTPAGVFVLLAPPFGPGVVAPGTTAFNTAAAALPVAAGDKLLMVFSLDTTATVLDTLTGFASAGVAIS
- a CDS encoding glycosyltransferase; translated protein: MIRVSLCMIVKNEEETLGRCLESVADLVDEIIIVDTGSTDSTKEIARKWTPHVLDFEWIDDFAAARNFSFSHASMEYILWLDADDVLLEPDRQKFLHLKQNLDSAVDVVSMYYHLAFDSEGNVTASLRRNRLAKRSKGFRWYGAVHEYLAVNGSVLNSDIAITHLPVKHDSDRNLRIYERRLAAGETFTPRDLFYYANECFDHQNYERAIEYYTKFLNSKQGWIEDIIATCGKLADCYFHLGDMERAKEYALKSFEYDTPRAEFCCRLGYGFMQQGEWNKAVFWYKLATEVEKSKDSWGYFNDACWTWLPHLQLCVCYYHLGEYELAYKHNEKARQYKPNDEQVLYNKNYLESILKT
- a CDS encoding IS3 family transposase, whose product is MVCQLAKEGFPVPVIAKALGLNRTYCYSLLKPPVPKPKRPPVDKDALVKQWIRKLCEEFPTYGYRRIQVMLRRRYNLRVNHKRVYRLMNEMELLVKSPRKGASRAKRRGKIPVTRSNEHFQCDMTKVWCGKDGWGYLFAVIDAYDREIVGYSFSRFCRTEDLLKAVDMALNYRFPNGVQGAGLTLRTDNGCQMTSRRFIQAMKVCQINHERTGYNNPDADGYIERFFRSLKEEEVWLQEYSSFAEAKAAIESYIRFYNTDRPHSALGYRSPLEFRNWKMQQDAA
- a CDS encoding IS5 family transposase; amino-acid sequence: MYRKRENQVLLPHEFFLPFGGKLNENNRWVKLTQLIPWDRVEEYYADLFKPASQGGQTAVSVRMALGSLIIQQRLGTSDRDTVQHITENPYLQYMIGLPEFQEDPPFDASLMTHFRKRLGPDVLNQVNEWIIQSDVQHKEDEDQVSDDDSDGGTRAGSQSTSSEPPAPVPRQGKLLLDATCAPADIAYPTDLSLLNEAREKLERIIDVLHSARDTGQRKPRTYREKARKAYLSLAKQRRVSPRVLRKAVGKQLRFVARDLRIIAMLRDEVGLSVVSRRQYRDLLVIHELYRQQAEMYRKRTRRIDDRIVSISQPHVRPMVRGKARSNVEFGAKVAISLVDGYARIEQLQWDSFNEGLTLEAAVEAYRERYGCYPEAVLADKLYRTRANLQYCRGLGIRLSGPKLGRPLKDEQASQKRIERQDAVERNAIEGKFGEGKRRYGLGLIRARLPETSASVIVMQLLVMNLERKLRLLFTLLSVVVISGFRRPLGADYAV
- a CDS encoding biosynthetic peptidoglycan transglycosylase → MRRVVRRLVKLFIFLLVAGCALWYGLKVYFTRLDPIALKVRQEVLAQIQAHGSRFLTYDQIPEVYRNAVIATEDRSFFTNIGVDFQGIARAMWVDIRQQQPVQGGSTITQQLVHNTLLKDVPKSLSWKVKETLYAIGLYDTLSKQETFALYANDIYFGQGAYGLYAAAKTYFGRVPAELNAGELTLLAGLPNAPSDYNPFRHMELARERQRIVVQSMVDDGMITQAHAAEILREPIRLRSNR
- a CDS encoding alkaline phosphatase family protein — protein: MLKKFACCLTVVAGVLAGCGGPTTPASENAGNLVQPSTVPSTLAPGHMVRVRPPEHIVIVIEENHSYDEIAGNAKAPYINALMKQGATFTNYHGVEHPSQPNYLDLFSGSNQGITNDSCPHTFSAPNLASELAAAGLSFAGYSEDLPSMGYTGCSNGRYGLPLGATYARKHSPWVNFTNVPPSDNLPFSSFPKDFSKLPTVAFVIPNLQHDMHSGSIEAADTWLRQYIQPYVEWARLHNGLLVVTWDEDDESADNRVPTIFVGPMIRSGTFSERVNHFNLLRTIEDVYGLPPLGQSAHVAPIADVWR
- a CDS encoding site-specific integrase, whose translation is MDLGRDENGERRQTWFSGCVLERADVPRIRFHDLRHTHASLMLAQGVHPKIVSERLGHSSISITMDTYSHLIPGLQHRAADDFAALITGTAGKAPEK